The DNA sequence GCTCAATTGACGGGCAACCTGTTCTATCCTCCCAATTTGGATGCGAATCAGACCTACCCGGCGATTGTCGTGTCGGGAAGTTGGACGACCGTCAAGGAACAAATGGCTGGGTTATACGCTGAAAAACTGGCAAATCAGGGCTTCATTACTTTGGCGTTTGATTTTCGAAATTTTGGGGAAAGCGAAGGAGAACCCAGATTTTATGAAAGTCCTGCTGCCAAGAAGCTAGACATCCAAAATGCCGTGACGTACTTGGCGACTTTGCCGGAGGTCAATGCTTCCCAAATCGGCGCAATGGGCATTTGTGCAGGAGCGATGTACACGGTGATGGCTGCCGCAGAGGATGATCGAATCCAGACGGTCGTAACGGCAGCTTCATGGCTGCACGATGCCGAAGCGGTCAAGCTGTTCTACGGAGGAGAAGAAGGCGTTCAGGCCAAAATTCATGCTGCCCAAGCTGCCAAGCGGAAATATGCCGATGAAGGCGTAGTCGAGTACATTCCAACCATTTCGACCGAAGACCCTGGAGCAGCGATGTATGGTCCTTACGATTATTACCTGAATCCAAGTCGGGGAGCGATTCCTCAGTGGAGCGCAGATAAATTCGCCGTCATGTCTTGGGAGGATTGGTTGACAGCGGATCCCATGCCTTCCGCGCCGAACCTGACGGTTCCAACCTTGATGATTCATTCAGATGGAGCAGTGCTGCCGCAGTACACCCGGAATTTCTTCGAAAAACTGGGTACTTCGGACAAGAAACTACATTGGATGGAGACCGATCTCGAATCCCCTTTTCACCAATTCAAGTACTATGACCAAACTGCCGAGGTCAATGAATCCATCGAGGAAGCTACCTCATGGTTCCGCGAAAAACTCACCCCTAGATCCATAGGAAGCAGATAATGATCCTAAGCGGCTCAACAGATATGCTTGGGCCGCTCTTCTTTTTTTCTTTTGGCCGAGGGTTTGATAAATTCGAAGATTCGTACTAACGTCTGCGGTGAACTTTTTAGCTGAATTGGCCTCCTATGATCCATAATGCCTTTTTTCTCCCTTGGTAATTGCCTGCCTGCTTCCCATATTTTTGATGACCGCTTGCGAAGAACCACCTCAAGAGGCAGTTTCCCATACTTCTATTTTTTCGTCGATATTGATTCAGGATTACGCCTAATTAAAGAAATGGGATAATTCTGGCAGGCGATTCATATTATTGATAAATTGTGTCCTTTCGTTGGAACAATCGTTTATCAACTCGCCTTGCTATGAATCAATACGTTGTCCTTGGGGTCGCGACATTCCTGCTTTGGGGAGGGGCCTCCAATTGGTGGTACGTCTGCAAAATCAAAGGGGAATGCGGTGATTCCACACCAACAGTGGAAATGGCAATTGCTACTCCCAAAGAGCAGGCCCAAGCTACTTTGGCAGAGTCCCCCCAGCCCCCCAAACCGAATGATTCCCCAGCAGAATCTGCTGATTCCAGCGCTGTTGAGTCCGCAGGAGTAGCATCATCCATTCCTCCCTCAATGCCTACGGATTCTGCCACTACGGTTGAAACCGCTAGAGTGGCTGCCCCTTCCCCTATCCATTTCCATTCCGATCAGATCACCTTCCAAAGAGGCTCGGACCGATACTTGAACCGCTCATCGGTGATGACCCTGTTGGATAGCCTGAAGCAGGCCATTGGCGAGTCAGAGATCGATGTGGTGATTGTGGGACACACCTGCGATTTGGGAACCGAAGCACTCAACCAGGCGATGGGCATCAAGCGTGCGGAACGTTTGATGAAAGATCTTACAACCCGATCTTTTCATTTGGGAGAAATCACCATCGAGTCTCAAGGCGAAACCCGTCCATTGAACGACAATTCCAACGAAGCAGAACGGGGAAGGAATCGACGGGTCGCATTCACCATCAACAACTGAATCCATGTTTAGCGCTATCGGAGAAATCACCATCATGCTGCTTGTTGCCGGTGGAATCGGCTTTCTGTTTGCTTGGCTATACTGGCGGAGCAAATACCGAGCAGCCCAAGTAGAAGCCTCCCAAGCAAAAGAGGCTTTGGAGCAAATGGAATCGGAAAAACGTCAATGGGACTCCGGAAGTGACGCTTTGGAGGAGCAATTGAAATCTGAGCAAGCCGAATTTGAGACCTACAAGCTTTCGGCCGAAAAAGCTCAAGCAGACAAACAGCAAGAATTGGATGAACTCGCTAAAGAACTGGAAGCGCAGAAAACCCAAGCTGCTCAAGTTTCCCAATCCCATTCCGACACGCAGCAAAATCAAAGCGAGGAAATCCAAAAGCTGCGCGCACAATTAGTGGAGTTCCAATCCGCCAAGCAAGAGGCCGAGAAACAATCGGCGGAAATGACTCAGGAAAATGAATCATTGAAAGCTCAGGTGACTCAAGCGACACAATCTTCTTCCGAAGCGGAAGCGGATCAATTCCGCGAGATTGAGACGCTCCGAGCGCAATTGGCGGAGGCGGAATCCTCCAAGCAATCGGCTCTGGAGCAGGCAGAAAAAGCCCTGGCCGAAAAGAAGGAGGCATACGCTCGTCTCAAAAAAGAAGTCGACGGTGCCGAGCGCAAGCATAAGTCCTACTACAAGATCATCGACGGGGTCAAATACAAGGCCGCGACCCTGATGATGGCCGATGAAGCTGTCGCAGGTCGAGGTGATGGGCGCATTTCCATGGAAGATGCCCGACAACTCTTCGATACGATCTCTGATGGCAAGCAATACACCGACGTGGAAAAAGCTACCCTCAAATATATTCGGACGCACTACAAATGGACCGAGGAGGCCGATGAACTCTTCCGTCAGGAGGTCCGGATCTGGGCTGCGAATGATCACGAGCTAGAGGAAGATTGATCATACGCCGCTGAATAAACCTTGCTATCAACGTTAGCCTGTGGAAACGATGGAAAACAATCCCCCCATGCAACTCCCTGCCATTCAGTCCTGTGAGGCTGAAGACCGCCAAGATATCATTGATGGAATCAATGCCTACAACTTGTCCCATGTACCTGCTATGGGGGAGATGTCGACACCCATCGACTTGGTATTGAAAGATGAGGAAGGCCAAGTGATTGGAGGATTGCTGGGTTTTATTGGGTATTGGAAAATCTTGGAGATCAAGGTCCTCTGGGTAGATGAGGCATGGAGAGGCCACGGGCTGGGTTCCAAACTCATGTTGCACGCGGAGGAAATGGCCCGAAGTCAAGGGGCCAAACTCTCCACGGTGGATACCATCGATTTTCAGGCTGAGGAATTCTATCCCAAGCTTGGGTATCAGGTTTTCGGTGAATTGGAGAATTTCCCAGAGGGGCATCGGCGGATATTTTTTCAAAAGCGATTGGGGGAAGATGCCTAGCAATGGGCCCGTCAAGCTTCAAAAAAACATTCCCCTAAACCACAGGGTTCCATGAGCACTTCAAACCCCGTTCTCATGGATAAACTCGAACTCAGAGAAAAACTCATCAATGCAGAGCGAAACTTCCTCAGCCAGTCGGAAGGTGATTACGAGGAGTTTCTCACTGCCAATGAGCTAGATACGACAGAGGTGATTGACTTGGACGATCAGTCCCATCTATACCAAACCTCGGAAGCATCGGCCATCATGGACCGGCAGATTCACGAGCATCTGGACCAGCTCAATGCTTTGAAAGGGCTTGATTTCAGCCCTGCCAGCGTGGTTCGACCCGGAGCGATTGTCAAAGCCAACGATAGGTATTTGATTATCGGCTTTTCTAAGCCTGCCTTCGAATACGAAGGGAAAACCTTCATCGGAGTTTCCAAGGAGGCCCCTATTTTTTCCTGCATCAATGGCAAGCGAAAAGGCGATGTGTGCCAATTCAACCAAGTCAAATTCCAGATTCAGGAGATCTATTGATCCGCTTTGCTTTCGAAACCATAAGCCGCTTTCCCTCAGGGTTGCGGCTTTTTTCATGGCTGAACCTTCCAAGACTCTCCTGTTAGTATGCATCTGACCGCCTGACCCTTCGAGCGATTACATGGATAAGAATCCAGCTCATTTTCATGTGCAACTGCAAGGATTCCCCCCTAATATCGTCCATGTGCACAAAGTGCTCGCTACCAGTTGTTTTCCGGAGAAAAGGTCCACGTTTCATGAAAAGAATCCTCCCATTCCTCTTGCTGCTCTGCCTGGTATTTGTCCATTCAACTATCTCGGCCCAGATTCCGGAACTGACGGTCTATACCGCCAAGAAAATCATCACGATGGAAACAGCCATGCCGGAAGCCACCGCCGTTGCAGTAGCACAAGGCCGGATTGTGGCAGTCGGCAATCTAGAGTCTCTGCAGCCTTGGTTGAAGGGCAAGCAGGTGAATTACGACAAGACTTTCGAGGGGAAGATCTTGCTCCCCGGATTCATCGACCCCCATGTGCATCCTTCACTTCCGGCGGTTTTGACGCAATTTGACTTCATCGCTCCGGATGATTGGGACCTTCCTACTGGGGATTTCCCCGGTGTTCAGACTCATGAAGCCTACCAGCAACGTCTTCGGGAATTAGCGGATGCCTATTTCGCAGACCCTCAGCGCAATACGGATATCCCCTACATCACTTGGGGGTACCATCAGCTCTGGCATGGCGACATGTATCGACCTATACTGGACGAAATGTATCCCGACAAACCGATCATCCTCTGGCACAGATCTTTTCACGAGGTCATCTTGAATTCTACAGCAATTGAGTTGGTGGGAATTACGGAAAAGCAGGTCAAGGGCCATCATGAAATCGATTGGGAAAAGGGACTTTTTAGCGAGTTGGGGGCTCGAATGGTGCTGGCAAGTGATCAGATGCGTTTTTTGTTCGCTCCGAATCGATATGGCCGAGGAATGGCCCATTTCGTCGAGATGCTTCACATGGCGGGTATCACCTCGGCGATGGATATGGGAACTGGTATCTTTGGCAATGCAGATGATGAAATTTTGCTGATTCATCAAGCCATGGATCGCGAGGATGTATCTACCCGTCTGGTCCTGACCCCCATTGTCACCTATTTCCTCGGAGAAAAGAACAATCCCGATCAGGCACTTTCGAAAATCAAGGGATGGACCGCGGATAATTCCAGCCATGTGATTTTCGACCGCCATTTCAAGCTCATGCTGGATGGGGCGATCTACTCGGGACTATCTCAATTTCTCTTCCCCGGATATATCGACGGCCATGAAGGCGAATGGCTTGCTCCTGTGGAGACTACCTATCAGTGGGCCCAATATTTCTGGAATGAAGGCTATCAGCTTCATTTTCACACCAATGGAGACAAGAGTACCGCGGAACTCATCCAGCAGATCGAGCGGATGATGGCCCAGAAACCTAGAGCCAACCATCGGACCACCTTGGAACATTTCGCCTACAGTACCGAGAGCCAGATCCGCAAACTGAAGGACCTAGGCGCATGCATCTCCGCCAATCCATATTACCAATACATGCTCTCGGACATCTATGCGGCCAATTGGCTGGGAGAAGATCGCGCGAGAAATATGGTTCCTCTGGGGGTTGCTAAGCAGTACGGTCTAAACATTGGCCTGCATTCGGATTGTCCCATGGCGCCGCTCAGCCCCTTGACCTTGGTTTGGGCCGCGGTGAATCGAACCACGATCAATGGCAATCAGAACAACCCTATTCAGAGATTAAGTGTGGAGGACGCACTACGTGGGATCACCCTTGATGCGGCGTACCTGATGCGGATGGAGCAGGAAATCGGTTCGATCGTGGCGGGAAAAAAGGCAGATTTTGTGATTCTGGAAGAAGATCCGACGACCATCGAACCTGACAAGATCCGTGATATCAAGATTTGGGGGACAGTTTTTGAGGGGCGCCTATTTCCTTTGAAATGATCACCCAAAGAAAAGAGGCACCCTGCCGAGGTGCCTCTTTTCATTCACTTTTGGAAGTGCGGTTCATTATTCCGGCTGAATGCCTAGCGCTTGATTTTCTTCCTCAATCCGCTTTCGCTGCTTGGGGGTCAATCCTTGGCGGTAGTAGACATCGGGCTTGTGACTGACTCGATGCATTTTCATGCGCTCATCGTGCAGGTCTTGGCTGAGGTCGCAATCAAAGCGTACCAGCATGGAATTCATTTTGTCCCAACCAGAAACGTTGATGAAATGCGCCATCCCCCATGTGATTCCACGGCCGTCCTCAGTATTGGTAAATGCATCTGGCACAAAGGGTGCTGCGGCATAGGGCATCAGTTCCGTGATCGAAGCAATCTCAAAATTCACCCAGTCCTCTGCGTACTGGATCGTGTTGTGCTCGGGACCGTCTTTGTAGACCAGCGCAGCAACACCGCCCTTGAAGGGAAATAGGGAAGTTTCATGGCCAGAAGTGATGACCGGATTGAGAGGGTTCTTGGTGAATGGTCCTAGCGGATTGTCTGCCGTGGCCAATCCCTGCATGCGGACTTTATGAGCTTTGCCGTTGAAGTCCGATTTGTAGTACAGGTAGATCTTCCCGTCATGTACCAATGGATAGGGATCGTGTATGGAATATTGGTCCCATTCTCCTGCTGCACCATTCGGAATGACGATTTCCCCATGTGGAGTCCAAGGCCCATTTGGAGAATCCGCCCATGAAACCGTGACAGGACAATCATCCCCCCTTGTCCCGCTGGCTTCCATGAATCCTTGATAGTACAGGTAGTATTTTCCTTCCCAGAAGAGGATGTCAGCCGTGGTGACCGATCTCCATCCCACCTGAGGTTTTTCCGGCCGCTGAATGGCTACCCCTTGCTCCTCCCAAGTGAATCCGTCTGTGCTGGTCGCGTACCAGATCTCTGCCAAATCCCAGTCCGCCGAAGGGATGGTGTCGTTGCTTTTTTCGGCACCTTGGGGTGGGGTAGGGGTCTCCCGGTGGGTGTACCAGACGTAGTATTTACCCTCGGCAAAAATCACTTTGGAGGGGTCGCGACGAGAGATGGTCCCGTCGTGTCCGTGATAATCAAACCCCTTTAGTTCGGTGTATTTGAATTGTGAGAATAACTCGTTGTTTTCGGGCTGAGGAGCGTTGTAATCCGTGTAAATCCGCTCCATGGCTCGGCTCATCGGGCGGTCTGGCTTTTCGGTAGGAAGCATAAATGGAAAGCCAGTTTGAGCGGTGCTGGGCGCGGTAGTTGTACAGGAAACGGCCGTAAATAGTACGGCTATAAGAGATAGAAATCGCATGTTGTAGAGCTAAATGATCGGTTGGGAGCAGACCGGCTACGATCTTCCCTGTAGACCAAATTATCGAAAAGGTCAGGGCAATGGGGGAGGAGCCTTGGTGCGGGCGGGACTCAAGGCGCTTTCTGACGAATTGTGGAATATTTGTCTAGAAAATTTCAAGAATTGAGGCAGGGTTTAGGTCAAATGTTGCAGAGGGAATTCTGCTTTTGGGGGGAGAAAAATGTCCAGTTACCCCAGAATGGGGAAAATGCGGTGCCTATTAGAATTTGAAGGGATCGTTCATTATATTTCTAAAAATAGGACTATTTGGCTCGTGATTACATCCGTTTATTTGAAGATCATTTATGGAAGCAAAGCATTCCAGTGCTCTGGAATCGCACCCGCATTTCCCGAGCGGGATCTGGGAAGGGTTTTATCTACAGCACGGGCGAAAGTGTAAGATGGAATGTACACTCGAGTTCAAGGATGAGGTAGTCTCCGGCTACGGAAGCGACGAAGTTGGGGGTTTTTCCTGGTCGGGTCGGTACGATATAGATTCAGGAACCTGTTTCTTGATCAAGCAATATATCGGTGCTCATGCGGTCGATTATCATGGTACTGCCGACGAGAATGGGATTTGGGGAAAATGGACCATGCGATACGGCTCTGATGGATTTCACATCTGGCCTAGTCAATCAGAAAACCACCATCATATAGCAGAAAAAGCCCAATGGACACGCTCCAATCCCGAGAAGGCTTTCAAAATCGAGGAAGTGATTGAAATCTTGGGAGGCAATTGCAGCGATTTTTGATAAGTTTGTAGGCCAATTGGCCCCGATCGGGGTGATGGATACAAGCATAAGCCATTCTCAGGCAAGTCGGCTCTGGATAGATATGGCGGATTAAGCATCGACCAGCATGGGTGAGTTGACCAGATTGAATAAATACTTGAGCGAGGTTGGGTACTGTTCTCGACGAGCTGCGGACAAATTGATCGAGCAGGGAAGGATCACCGTCAATGGCCAAAAACCCGAGATGGGAACCAAGGTCGGAGCTCAAGAT is a window from the Pontibacter sp. G13 genome containing:
- a CDS encoding alpha/beta fold hydrolase — translated: MNKILLAIVGMAILGSCASEQRRMSQHASVHAAKHSQHLKQIDMKKIQFDSEGAQLTGNLFYPPNLDANQTYPAIVVSGSWTTVKEQMAGLYAEKLANQGFITLAFDFRNFGESEGEPRFYESPAAKKLDIQNAVTYLATLPEVNASQIGAMGICAGAMYTVMAAAEDDRIQTVVTAASWLHDAEAVKLFYGGEEGVQAKIHAAQAAKRKYADEGVVEYIPTISTEDPGAAMYGPYDYYLNPSRGAIPQWSADKFAVMSWEDWLTADPMPSAPNLTVPTLMIHSDGAVLPQYTRNFFEKLGTSDKKLHWMETDLESPFHQFKYYDQTAEVNESIEEATSWFREKLTPRSIGSR
- a CDS encoding OmpA family protein; protein product: MNQYVVLGVATFLLWGGASNWWYVCKIKGECGDSTPTVEMAIATPKEQAQATLAESPQPPKPNDSPAESADSSAVESAGVASSIPPSMPTDSATTVETARVAAPSPIHFHSDQITFQRGSDRYLNRSSVMTLLDSLKQAIGESEIDVVIVGHTCDLGTEALNQAMGIKRAERLMKDLTTRSFHLGEITIESQGETRPLNDNSNEAERGRNRRVAFTINN
- a CDS encoding GNAT family N-acetyltransferase gives rise to the protein MQLPAIQSCEAEDRQDIIDGINAYNLSHVPAMGEMSTPIDLVLKDEEGQVIGGLLGFIGYWKILEIKVLWVDEAWRGHGLGSKLMLHAEEMARSQGAKLSTVDTIDFQAEEFYPKLGYQVFGELENFPEGHRRIFFQKRLGEDA
- a CDS encoding amidohydrolase, whose translation is MKRILPFLLLLCLVFVHSTISAQIPELTVYTAKKIITMETAMPEATAVAVAQGRIVAVGNLESLQPWLKGKQVNYDKTFEGKILLPGFIDPHVHPSLPAVLTQFDFIAPDDWDLPTGDFPGVQTHEAYQQRLRELADAYFADPQRNTDIPYITWGYHQLWHGDMYRPILDEMYPDKPIILWHRSFHEVILNSTAIELVGITEKQVKGHHEIDWEKGLFSELGARMVLASDQMRFLFAPNRYGRGMAHFVEMLHMAGITSAMDMGTGIFGNADDEILLIHQAMDREDVSTRLVLTPIVTYFLGEKNNPDQALSKIKGWTADNSSHVIFDRHFKLMLDGAIYSGLSQFLFPGYIDGHEGEWLAPVETTYQWAQYFWNEGYQLHFHTNGDKSTAELIQQIERMMAQKPRANHRTTLEHFAYSTESQIRKLKDLGACISANPYYQYMLSDIYAANWLGEDRARNMVPLGVAKQYGLNIGLHSDCPMAPLSPLTLVWAAVNRTTINGNQNNPIQRLSVEDALRGITLDAAYLMRMEQEIGSIVAGKKADFVILEEDPTTIEPDKIRDIKIWGTVFEGRLFPLK
- a CDS encoding family 43 glycosylhydrolase, whose product is MRFLSLIAVLFTAVSCTTTAPSTAQTGFPFMLPTEKPDRPMSRAMERIYTDYNAPQPENNELFSQFKYTELKGFDYHGHDGTISRRDPSKVIFAEGKYYVWYTHRETPTPPQGAEKSNDTIPSADWDLAEIWYATSTDGFTWEEQGVAIQRPEKPQVGWRSVTTADILFWEGKYYLYYQGFMEASGTRGDDCPVTVSWADSPNGPWTPHGEIVIPNGAAGEWDQYSIHDPYPLVHDGKIYLYYKSDFNGKAHKVRMQGLATADNPLGPFTKNPLNPVITSGHETSLFPFKGGVAALVYKDGPEHNTIQYAEDWVNFEIASITELMPYAAAPFVPDAFTNTEDGRGITWGMAHFINVSGWDKMNSMLVRFDCDLSQDLHDERMKMHRVSHKPDVYYRQGLTPKQRKRIEEENQALGIQPE